TCCAGGTCATCACAAATTGCATCTTTTGTAGAAAGGTTTGTGAAAACGACAACCTGCTCATCCTCAAGTGTTCTTGTGTAAGCATAGATCTGGTGATGCTCATCAAGAATCAGGTCATAAGTGCCGTAAGTGAACACCTCATTGTTTTTCTTCATTTCAATCATACGCTTGTAGAATGACAGAACAGAATTTTCATCTTTTAATTGATCTTCAACGTTGATCTCTTTGTAATTCGGATTCACCTTCATCCACGGTGAGCCAGTAGTGAAGCCGGCCTGGTCTTTACTTGACCACTGCATCGGCGTTCTGCTGTTATCACGTGAAGAAGCCCATAGAATACGCATAATATCATCATGCGGCACGCCATCTTCACGACGGATACGGTAAAGGTTCTTAGCAGATACATCATCATAGTCATCAATTGAATCAAACTGAACATTTGTCATTCCGATTTCCTGACCCTGATAAATAAATGGCGTCCCCTGCATCAGGAAGTACATTGCAGCCATTGATGTTGCACTTTCATACCAGAATTCATCATCGTTACCCCACGTTGATACAACGCGTGGCTTATCGTGATTTTCAATGAACAATGCATTCCAGCCATTATTCTCAAGTCCTTTTTGCCATCTCGTGAGCACTTTTTTCAGCTCAACAATATCAAGCTGAAGATTCGTTTCAGCATCCCACAGTCCAAGGTGCTCAAACTGGAAGATCATATCCATCTTGCCTTTTTTCTCGCCAACCCACAGATCAGCTTCATCGATGGATACCCCATTTGCCTCACCGACAGTCATGACATCATACTGACCGTACGTTTTTTCTTTAAATTCCTTTAAAAGAGGCTGGATGCCTTTTTGGTTCATATGCATATCGAAAGAAGACACATACTTTTTCTTCTTAGGATTAGGCATATCAGGAAACTTCTTACGCTTTTTAATATGACTGACCGCATCAATTCTGAAGCCGTCAATGCCTTTATCGAGCCAGTAGTTCACCTGGTCATAAATCGCCTGGCGTGCTTCAGGGTTTTCCCAGTTTACATCAGGCTGCTTGGTAGAGAAGACGTGCAAATAATACTGGTCTGTCTTTTCATCATATTCCCACGCAGAACCACCGAAAATACTTTCCCAGTTATTCGGCTCAGCAATCGTTTTTCCTGACTTGTCTTTCTTACCGTCGCGCCAGATATACCAGTCACGCTTCGGGCTATCCTTTGATTCACGTGATTCAACAAACCACTGATGCTCATCGCTTGTATGATTAGGAACAAAGTCAATGATCAGCTTCATATCACGCTTATGCACTTCGCTTAGTAGTGTATCAAAGTCTTCCATTGTCCCGAAATCATCCATAATGGCCTGATAGTCAGAAATATCATATCCGTTATCATCGTTAGGTGATTGATACATTGGGCAGATCCAGATCACATCAACCCCAAGATCCTTTACGTAATCAAGTCTTTGTACGATTCCCTGTAAATCACCAATTCCATCTCCATTTGAATCCTGAAAGCTTCGCGGGTAAATCTGATAGCCAACCGCTTCTTTCCACCATATTTTCTTCATCTATTGGCACCTCCATAGTTTATGCAATCGCTTGCACTGGCATGTAAATAAAATGCTTTGACTGCAAAGCGCTCATTTGGCTGCAATACAAAGCTTTATAAAAATCTGTTTTTTTATACCTGTTTATTTTACCTTCTTAAGACTGTTTAAGCAATGGTTATTTCAACAAGTACACTAAAAAACGGCTTTGTAAAAACTGGCTGGTGATTGCAGCTCCAGGGGAACGCTTTCCGCAGGGCGTGCGGTGAGCCTCCTCGGCTTCGCCTGCGGGGTCTCACCTGTCACGCTTCTCCTGCTGGAGTCGTCCCCTTCCGCTACAATCACCAGCTGTGCAGAAACAACAATTATTTTTACATAATTAAAAGGGAAGTGTTTAAAATAGAAACCATGAAACTAAATCAAAATAGGTTGGATAAAAATTCGAGCGCAGCGAAACGATTAAAAAAAGCCCGACACAATGTGCCAGGCTCATCATTACAGTGCTTCAGTTGTTCTTATGGCAGGGGAGGGGGGCGTTTCGACTTCTGTCACTTCTTCTTCAGAAAGCTTCCAGACCTCTAGATATAGAATATGATATCCTTCCACATCATTTACTCTAA
This region of Jeotgalibacillus malaysiensis genomic DNA includes:
- a CDS encoding oligo-1,6-glucosidase; its protein translation is MKKIWWKEAVGYQIYPRSFQDSNGDGIGDLQGIVQRLDYVKDLGVDVIWICPMYQSPNDDNGYDISDYQAIMDDFGTMEDFDTLLSEVHKRDMKLIIDFVPNHTSDEHQWFVESRESKDSPKRDWYIWRDGKKDKSGKTIAEPNNWESIFGGSAWEYDEKTDQYYLHVFSTKQPDVNWENPEARQAIYDQVNYWLDKGIDGFRIDAVSHIKKRKKFPDMPNPKKKKYVSSFDMHMNQKGIQPLLKEFKEKTYGQYDVMTVGEANGVSIDEADLWVGEKKGKMDMIFQFEHLGLWDAETNLQLDIVELKKVLTRWQKGLENNGWNALFIENHDKPRVVSTWGNDDEFWYESATSMAAMYFLMQGTPFIYQGQEIGMTNVQFDSIDDYDDVSAKNLYRIRREDGVPHDDIMRILWASSRDNSRTPMQWSSKDQAGFTTGSPWMKVNPNYKEINVEDQLKDENSVLSFYKRMIEMKKNNEVFTYGTYDLILDEHHQIYAYTRTLEDEQVVVFTNLSTKDAICDDLDFTLSFDHLMLNNLPVTAHEDTSTIVLKPYEARVYKLS